The Nitrospinota bacterium genome contains the following window.
CAAGATGATAACCAAAAGGATTTAATTTCCATATGGAATAATCCAGAAAATAAGTAAGGGTAACAAAAGGTCTATAGCTAAACTCATTAAATTTGAAAAGGTATTCTTTTAAAAAAAGATATTTTATATTTTTGAGGCTTTTTATCCATTTATTATAGACAATCAATCCTTGATCATCGTAAACAAAGGAGTTTTCTAATGAGTTATAATAGACAGCTAAGGAAATAAAAATAATAAAAATGATAACCCAGAACTCGACCCTAATTATCTTTTTGACTAACATATTTTATATCTATTCTGGTATGATGCTATACGTTACAAATTTTAATTAAAGATTATATCTATATTTTAAATACTTAAATAATTTTACTTAATGTAAATTATCATATATTTTATCATTATAAATAGTATTCTCTCTTGGCATTGCCAATATATTAATTTTTATCGTTTTTCTATCGTATGTATCTTCATTAGATTTGTCGTTCCCTTTACATACAAGGGCCAACCGAGCAAGATGACCAAAGAATCACCCCTTTTTGCAATCCTATCGGATATAAGAGATTTTTCTAATTCCATAATCAATTCATCTGTACCTTCTATAGGTCGCATAATCTTTGGCAATATACCCCAATAGAGATTTATCTTCCTTCTTGTCTCTTCATGAGGGGTATAAGCTATTATGGGTATGTTGGGTCTATACTTTGACATTAAGAGGGCTGTATAACCTGACTGCGTAAAGGTAACGATTGCCTTTGCTTTTATCTCATGCGCTGCAACAAATGCGGCATTACATACGGCATCGGGCTGGGTCAAGACTCCCCTATCTTCTGTTCTTCTTCGAAATATAAAACTTTGGCTGGCGTTTTTCTCAGTTACAGTAGCAATTGAGGACATCATCTTCACCGTCTCAACTGGATACTTACCCACAGCTGTTTCTCCTGAGAGCATAACAGCGTCAGTGTCATCAAATATGGCATTCGCGACATCAGATACTTCTGCCCTAGTAGGCCTTGGAGAATTGGTCATCGATTCGAGCATCTGGGTAGCAACGATTACAGGCACCCTAGCCCTATTGGCCTTTTGAATAATACCTTTTTGCGCAATAGGAACCATTTCAAGAGACATCTCTACACCCAAATCCCCCCTTGCAACCATAACACCATCGACCTCTTTTAAGATTTCATCTATATCATCCCGAACCTCGGGTTTTTCCAGCTTAGCAATTATCGGCACATACTTGCCCTTCTTTGACATAACCCTTTTTACTTCCTTTATGTCCTTAGCCCTCCTGACAAAAGAAACACCGATATAATCTACACCCTTTTCAATTCCAAAATTTAGGTCTTCGAAATCTTTTTTTGTCATTGAGGAGGCACTGATATCAACTCCGGGCAGATTTATGCCTTTATGGGGCTTAAGGACACCCCCGTCTATAACCTGACAGACTACGTCCCTTCCTTTTATTTTTTTAACCTTTAACTTCATAATTCCATCATCCAAGAGAATAGTGTCTCCTGGCTTTACATCCTTGTGGAGATTTTTATATCCAGTTGAGACAATCTGGTCATGACCCTTACCAATATTCCTTGTTGTAATAATAAGCCCCTTCCCCCTCTTTAATAAAACATAACCACCCTCTAAGTCTCCTACCCTGATTTTTGGTCCTTGAAGGTCAAGGAGTATGGGCACAGGCACATTTAATTCTTTGGAAACCTTTCTTATTATATCTATATTCCTGTCATGCTCTTCCATTTTTCCGTGGGAAAGATTGATTCTTGCCATATTCATTCCAGCTTTAATAATATCTTTTATTTTCTGTTTGGAACGAGTAGCCGGACCAATCGTGCAAACAATCTTTGTCCTTCTATTGCTCATAATTTTCTCCTTATTTTGAATATAGACATTTTAAAAAATACGAAAAATTATAATATCTTGATTAAAAAAAGTCGAGTTTTTACTCAATAATTATGGGAAAATTAAAGAATTTTTAATAATGTCTTTTACATTTCTATCGAGAGTTTAGTGAAAATTCCTTGGAAGTTTAATATCTATATGATAAGCTCTATTTAATCTAATTAATCTAAACATTACCACAATTTAAAAAACCTATAAATTTTATTTGAATACAACACCCTCAAGATTATTTCAAAATATTGGATAAAAAATTTAAAATATCTCGTAATACTATAGTTTGTTTGTTTCTTATATTTGCTACCCTCTTGGTCTTCTGGCAGATAAAGAACCACGACTTTGTTAACTATGATGACAATAGATATATTACTGAAAACCGTCATGTTCAGGGTGGACTCACTGTTGAAGGGATTATCTGGGCTTTTACGACTACATATGCTACCAACTGGCATCCCTTAACATGGCTCTCTCACATGCTGGATATTTCTCTTTTTGGTTTGAATCCAGGTTATCATCATCTCATGAATCTCCTCTTTCATATAGCCAACACCCTCTTATTATTTTTTATTCTCAGGAGGATGACAGGAGAGGTATGGAAGAGCGGTTTTGTTGCCGCTCTCTTTGCTCTGCATCCCTTGCATGTGGACTCAGTGGCCTGGATAGCAGAGAGAAAGGACGTTCTTTCCACCTTTTTCTTTATGCTTACTCTCTTGGCGTATGTCTTTTATGT
Protein-coding sequences here:
- the pyk gene encoding pyruvate kinase, which encodes MSNRRTKIVCTIGPATRSKQKIKDIIKAGMNMARINLSHGKMEEHDRNIDIIRKVSKELNVPVPILLDLQGPKIRVGDLEGGYVLLKRGKGLIITTRNIGKGHDQIVSTGYKNLHKDVKPGDTILLDDGIMKLKVKKIKGRDVVCQVIDGGVLKPHKGINLPGVDISASSMTKKDFEDLNFGIEKGVDYIGVSFVRRAKDIKEVKRVMSKKGKYVPIIAKLEKPEVRDDIDEILKEVDGVMVARGDLGVEMSLEMVPIAQKGIIQKANRARVPVIVATQMLESMTNSPRPTRAEVSDVANAIFDDTDAVMLSGETAVGKYPVETVKMMSSIATVTEKNASQSFIFRRRTEDRGVLTQPDAVCNAAFVAAHEIKAKAIVTFTQSGYTALLMSKYRPNIPIIAYTPHEETRRKINLYWGILPKIMRPIEGTDELIMELEKSLISDRIAKRGDSLVILLGWPLYVKGTTNLMKIHTIEKR